In Dolichospermum flos-aquae CCAP 1403/13F, the following proteins share a genomic window:
- a CDS encoding phosphoribulokinase, with protein sequence MSRPIILGIVGDSAAGKTTLTRGIAQVLGPENVTIICTDDYHRYDRTQRAEIGITALHPDCNYLDIMQQHLSLLRTGQAILKPVYSHSTGTFEPPQYIKPTKFVIIEGLLGYSTRAARDAYDVKVYLAPPEPLRADWKVKRDTQKRGYTPEQVLAELDKREPDSEQYIRPQRQWSDIVVSFYPPNDEIDETNGRLNVRLVLRPSIPHPDFTEIIHAGRSDSQSAIRLGLDRDMGKPVDVLEVDGHATLEQVNKIERIMCNDMPHLNSVCDRESNPELGKIAGTTGETLQSYPLALTQLIITYHMLKATQIYQ encoded by the coding sequence ATGAGCCGTCCAATTATTCTGGGTATTGTTGGTGATAGTGCTGCGGGGAAAACAACTCTGACTAGAGGGATTGCTCAGGTACTAGGTCCAGAAAATGTGACTATTATCTGTACAGACGATTACCACCGTTACGATCGCACACAACGGGCAGAAATCGGCATTACGGCACTCCATCCTGATTGTAACTATCTGGATATCATGCAGCAACATTTATCGCTGCTACGGACAGGACAGGCGATTCTCAAGCCGGTTTACAGCCACTCCACAGGGACTTTTGAACCGCCGCAATATATCAAACCCACTAAATTTGTGATTATTGAAGGGTTACTAGGTTATTCTACCCGTGCAGCCCGTGATGCTTATGATGTCAAGGTTTATCTTGCCCCTCCTGAACCACTGCGCGCTGATTGGAAGGTGAAACGGGATACTCAAAAACGCGGTTATACTCCAGAACAGGTATTAGCGGAGTTAGATAAGCGCGAACCAGATTCGGAACAGTATATCCGTCCTCAGCGGCAATGGTCTGATATTGTGGTCAGTTTCTATCCTCCCAATGATGAAATAGATGAAACTAATGGACGTTTAAATGTGCGATTGGTGCTGCGTCCTTCCATTCCTCACCCTGATTTTACCGAAATTATTCACGCTGGTCGTAGTGATTCCCAGTCAGCTATCCGCTTAGGATTGGATAGAGATATGGGAAAACCGGTGGATGTTTTAGAGGTTGACGGTCATGCTACTTTGGAACAGGTGAATAAAATCGAACGGATTATGTGTAACGATATGCCGCATTTAAATAGTGTGTGCGATCGGGAAAGTAATCCAGAATTGGGTAAAATTGCAGGTACAACTGGAGAAACACTGCAAAGTTATCCCCTCGCCCTCACTCAGTTAATTATTACCTACCATATGCTCAAAGCTACGCAAATTTACCAGTAA
- a CDS encoding NACHT domain-containing protein, whose product MNLKEDQISKIDPLLEEFLMNARGDEKIRVIMTLGDENQLRNNQALPMLEPGNFPSPIAYRQALIERRKNQLSEVIGNTIQELQNLSLKPLGGTMSRVVVVEGSATDILNSLELSGVNNVSLDQLVGLPEVAPDEAVNHFAQLYIKILGSDLDQKTKKLIYQASKQYILNYQKRYNRLRVLGMPQPVNLDDIYTEVQCLQPDEIRNFESITALEENYRHNSSRKLTNEKSARQNGITIANQYAHLMILGQPGAGKSTFLRKIGLEALKGKSGQIQGEIIPVLLELKQFTTNEVNIYNIIEQEFISCQLPLAKEFTNQLLRQGKLLLLLDGLDEVPNKNFELVIDKIQEFVKEYKQNKFIISCWTAAYRQKFQNFKEFIIADFDDQQTQQFINNWFYSEVDKKLGTGEKCWNKINSEKATRELAITPLLLTFLCLEYDESQDLPKKKATLYDNALDILLRRWASEKRLPYEPVYSQLGIDLEKIMLAEIAYDNFAKDKLFFSQQEVLNQIQKFLSNNDNAPKNLDPGKILDAITIEQGILVERAEDVFSFSHLTLQEYLTAQYIDDHHLVEKLVTRHLIDERWKEVFLLVAGVMRGGTDDLSLIT is encoded by the coding sequence ATGAACCTTAAAGAAGACCAAATTAGTAAAATAGACCCTTTGCTGGAAGAATTTTTAATGAATGCAAGGGGTGATGAAAAGATACGGGTAATTATGACATTGGGTGATGAAAATCAACTCAGGAATAACCAAGCCTTACCAATGCTTGAACCTGGGAATTTTCCTTCACCTATTGCTTATAGACAAGCATTAATTGAACGGCGAAAAAATCAACTTTCTGAAGTTATAGGTAATACAATTCAAGAATTACAAAACTTGTCTTTAAAACCTCTAGGTGGAACAATGAGCCGTGTTGTAGTTGTGGAAGGTTCAGCAACAGATATATTAAATTCATTAGAATTATCTGGCGTAAATAATGTTAGTTTAGATCAATTAGTGGGATTACCGGAAGTTGCACCTGATGAAGCAGTTAATCATTTTGCTCAATTGTATATTAAAATTTTAGGAAGTGACTTAGATCAGAAAACCAAAAAATTAATTTATCAAGCATCTAAACAATATATTCTTAATTATCAAAAGCGATATAATCGGTTGCGAGTTTTGGGAATGCCACAACCTGTAAATTTAGATGATATTTATACAGAAGTCCAATGTTTACAACCTGATGAGATTCGCAATTTTGAATCAATAACAGCTTTAGAAGAAAATTATCGTCACAATAGTAGTCGCAAATTGACTAATGAAAAATCTGCTAGACAAAATGGAATAACAATTGCTAACCAATATGCACATTTAATGATATTGGGACAACCGGGTGCGGGTAAGTCTACATTTCTAAGGAAAATAGGACTAGAAGCACTCAAAGGTAAATCTGGACAAATTCAGGGAGAAATTATTCCCGTTTTACTAGAACTTAAACAATTTACCACAAATGAAGTTAATATATACAATATTATTGAGCAAGAATTTATATCATGTCAATTGCCATTAGCAAAAGAATTTACTAATCAATTATTACGACAAGGTAAATTATTACTTTTATTAGATGGATTAGACGAAGTACCTAATAAAAATTTTGAGCTAGTAATTGATAAAATACAAGAATTTGTTAAGGAATATAAGCAGAATAAATTTATTATTTCCTGTTGGACTGCTGCTTATCGTCAAAAGTTCCAAAACTTCAAAGAATTTATTATTGCGGATTTTGATGATCAGCAAACTCAACAGTTTATTAATAACTGGTTTTATTCAGAAGTTGATAAAAAATTAGGGACTGGGGAAAAATGCTGGAATAAAATAAACAGTGAAAAAGCTACTAGAGAATTAGCCATAACTCCCTTATTATTAACTTTTCTTTGTTTAGAGTATGATGAGTCTCAAGATTTACCAAAAAAGAAAGCTACATTATATGATAATGCTTTAGATATTTTGTTGAGAAGATGGGCTTCTGAAAAAAGATTACCTTATGAACCAGTTTATTCTCAACTTGGGATTGATTTAGAAAAAATCATGTTGGCTGAAATTGCTTATGATAATTTTGCAAAAGATAAGTTATTTTTTTCTCAGCAAGAAGTTTTAAATCAAATTCAAAAATTTCTATCTAATAATGATAATGCACCGAAAAATTTAGATCCTGGGAAAATATTGGATGCTATTACCATTGAACAGGGAATTTTAGTAGAACGTGCAGAAGACGTATTTTCATTTTCCCATTTGACGCTACAGGAATATTTAACGGCACAATATATTGATGATCATCACCTAGTTGAAAAATTAGTTACTAGACATCTGATAGATGAACGTTGGAAAGAGGTATTTTTGTTAGTTGCGGGAGTCATGCGGGGTGGTACAGATGATTTGTCGCTAATTACCTGA
- a CDS encoding S8 family serine peptidase: MAAPIVSGVAALILERYPTMTYLDLFNELLSNCQNLGLDKERQGKGLVQIPTALY, from the coding sequence ATGGCCGCACCAATTGTTTCTGGTGTGGCTGCGTTAATATTAGAGAGATATCCAACAATGACATACCTGGATTTATTTAATGAATTGCTTTCTAATTGTCAAAATTTAGGACTGGATAAGGAACGTCAAGGTAAAGGTTTAGTTCAAATACCAACTGCACTGTACTAA
- a CDS encoding S8 family peptidase: protein MVEGFLMTVYIIRPKTTSVARSLKLASRKFTPESRPSQVAEVVSFWKEDSGYQEIISYLEDTDTISEYPTYSNITGAKIVDIPDEEVEQLRQDLPNALILRDLPIELIKPDKSTAVSKTTLSIDELWHLEAISLNLARQKGFTGTGKNITVAVLDTGIEATHTTLQGKVIASYSLNNRTQQIQTISSQDTEGHGTHVAGLICGNQVGVAPEAKIINSIMFPNGMISNFSDWIFWFYWLAEQQEINIVNISAGQLEWHIYGRTNCFWCGCVNIREISNNDIPGFI from the coding sequence TTGGTTGAAGGGTTCTTGATGACTGTTTATATTATTCGTCCTAAGACGACATCGGTAGCACGTTCTTTAAAATTAGCATCGAGAAAATTCACTCCCGAAAGTCGTCCCTCACAAGTTGCAGAAGTGGTGAGTTTTTGGAAAGAAGATTCTGGATATCAAGAAATAATTAGTTATTTGGAAGATACAGATACAATTAGCGAATATCCAACTTATTCAAATATTACAGGTGCTAAAATTGTTGATATACCTGATGAAGAAGTTGAACAACTACGGCAAGATTTACCTAATGCTTTAATTTTACGGGATTTGCCAATAGAATTAATTAAACCAGACAAAAGTACGGCAGTTTCTAAAACCACTCTCAGCATAGATGAGCTTTGGCACTTAGAAGCCATATCTCTGAATTTAGCACGTCAAAAGGGATTTACAGGCACAGGGAAAAATATCACTGTTGCTGTTTTGGATACGGGAATTGAAGCAACCCACACAACATTACAAGGAAAAGTAATTGCATCTTACAGTCTGAATAACAGAACACAGCAAATTCAAACTATATCTTCTCAAGATACAGAAGGTCATGGTACTCATGTTGCTGGTTTAATTTGTGGAAATCAAGTTGGTGTTGCACCAGAAGCAAAAATCATCAACAGTATTATGTTTCCAAATGGTATGATATCTAACTTCTCAGATTGGATATTTTGGTTTTACTGGTTAGCAGAACAACAAGAAATCAATATTGTCAATATTTCTGCGGGACAACTGGAATGGCACATCTATGGCCGCACCAATTGTTTCTGGTGTGGCTGCGTTAATATTAGAGAGATATCCAACAATGACATACCTGGATTTATTTAA
- a CDS encoding class I SAM-dependent methyltransferase, which yields MSKQTLGLEQSLYDYLLSVSLREADILTQLRQETAQMPMSQMQISPEQGQFMALLVKLIGAKKTLEVGVFTGYSSLVVALALPADGKIVACDVSEEYTSVARRYWQDAGVADKIDLHIAPALETLDKLLTAGETGTFDFAFIDADKSNYDNYYEQCLELIRPGGLIAIDNVLWSGKVADTEIQDNQTNKIRALNRKLHQDSRITLSLVPIADGLTLAMKN from the coding sequence ATGTCAAAACAAACCCTGGGTTTAGAACAAAGCCTATATGATTATTTGCTTTCAGTTTCCCTGCGAGAAGCGGATATTTTAACCCAACTGCGTCAAGAAACCGCTCAAATGCCAATGTCCCAAATGCAAATATCTCCTGAACAGGGGCAATTTATGGCATTGCTGGTAAAACTGATAGGAGCAAAAAAAACTTTAGAAGTCGGTGTATTTACTGGCTACAGTTCCTTAGTAGTGGCTTTGGCTTTACCCGCAGATGGTAAAATAGTCGCCTGTGATGTTAGTGAAGAGTATACCAGTGTAGCTCGACGTTATTGGCAAGATGCGGGAGTAGCTGATAAAATTGATTTGCATATTGCCCCAGCTTTGGAAACATTAGATAAGTTATTAACAGCCGGGGAAACGGGAACTTTTGATTTTGCCTTTATTGATGCTGACAAAAGTAACTATGATAATTATTATGAGCAATGTCTTGAATTAATTCGCCCCGGTGGACTAATTGCCATTGATAATGTGTTGTGGTCAGGTAAAGTTGCAGACACAGAAATACAGGATAATCAAACTAATAAAATTCGGGCTTTAAATCGCAAACTACATCAAGATTCCCGAATTACCCTGAGTTTAGTTCCCATAGCCGACGGATTAACCTTAGCGATGAAAAATTAG
- a CDS encoding DUF433 domain-containing protein yields the protein MSNHPSVISVSSEIMSGTPVFTGTRVPIQTLLDYLTAGDSIDDFLDGFPTVTREQVITFLEEAGKEMINKVA from the coding sequence ATGTCCAATCATCCTTCAGTTATAAGTGTCTCTTCTGAAATTATGAGTGGTACTCCTGTTTTCACGGGAACAAGAGTTCCTATACAAACACTCTTAGATTATTTAACAGCAGGAGATTCAATAGATGATTTTTTAGATGGTTTTCCCACTGTTACTAGGGAACAAGTCATTACATTCTTAGAAGAAGCAGGAAAAGAAATGATTAACAAGGTAGCTTAA
- a CDS encoding DUF5615 family PIN-like protein encodes MKLLLDECIDRKLTKEFVGYEIKTVPQMGWAGTKNGKLLALVEQEFDVFITVDRNLSFQQNLSQFNIAVVVLQASSNRLIDLKPTFRTPKCYRGKLRR; translated from the coding sequence ATGAAACTGCTTCTAGATGAATGTATTGACCGCAAGTTAACTAAGGAATTTGTAGGTTATGAAATCAAAACAGTTCCCCAAATGGGATGGGCGGGAACTAAAAATGGTAAACTACTGGCTTTAGTAGAACAGGAATTTGATGTTTTTATTACGGTTGATAGAAATTTATCTTTTCAGCAAAATTTGTCTCAGTTTAATATTGCTGTAGTTGTTTTACAAGCATCTTCTAATAGATTAATTGATTTAAAACCCACATTCCGCACCCCAAAATGTTACAGAGGGAAATTACGGAGATGA
- a CDS encoding IS1634 family transposase: MKLKPQEIEIENIDHLGIVAGIIDSIGIVEIINELIGVEKDEKVNAGQVVKAMIINGLGFVSKPLYMFPKYFETIACEHLIGAGVKPEYLNDDKLGRVMDKLFIKGLDTIFFIIALKAAQKFGVSLSTSHLDSSSMHVHGQYNTSLPFVIFESQKVGNNQELEELAVKSPKEITITYGYSRDHRPDLKQFIIEMICSGDGDIPIFLKLASGNQADSSCFGKIAVEYQKQLEVNSLMVADCALYTESNLKMMSDLQWLCRVPLSIKTAKSLISTLAESEFIDSTIPGYKLASKIQNYAGIEQRWLVVQSQERKESDLHKLTQKITKAESKAVQDLKKLSQERFACVADAIKALSKLSKQFKYHQIHESTVTQVKSNKKDTSGEISYQISATVSQDESKINTELLSAGRFIIATNVLDSKELSNDSMLREYKAQQSCERGFGFLKDPLFFADSIFLKSPERIESLGMIMGLCLLVYTLAQRHIRNALLESKSTIKNQLGKATNRPTLRWIFQCFQCIHLVTLNQEKHIYNWNKDRDFILSLLPDDCLRYYQLVS, translated from the coding sequence GTGAAATTAAAACCTCAAGAAATAGAAATTGAGAACATAGACCATCTAGGGATAGTAGCAGGAATCATAGATTCAATCGGAATAGTAGAAATAATAAATGAATTAATAGGAGTCGAAAAAGACGAAAAAGTAAATGCAGGTCAAGTGGTAAAAGCCATGATAATAAACGGGTTAGGATTTGTCTCCAAACCGTTATATATGTTTCCCAAATATTTTGAAACAATAGCCTGTGAGCATTTAATAGGAGCAGGAGTAAAACCAGAATATCTCAACGACGATAAATTGGGGAGAGTCATGGATAAACTGTTTATAAAAGGCTTAGATACAATCTTTTTTATCATAGCCTTAAAAGCTGCTCAAAAATTTGGAGTATCACTATCAACATCACATCTAGACTCATCATCAATGCACGTGCATGGGCAGTATAACACTAGCTTACCATTCGTAATATTTGAGAGTCAAAAAGTAGGAAATAACCAAGAATTAGAAGAATTAGCAGTAAAATCACCAAAAGAAATAACCATCACCTACGGTTATTCTCGTGACCATCGTCCAGACTTAAAACAGTTTATCATAGAAATGATATGTTCAGGAGATGGAGACATACCAATATTTTTAAAACTAGCATCGGGAAACCAAGCTGACTCATCATGTTTTGGTAAAATAGCAGTAGAATATCAAAAACAATTAGAAGTTAATAGTCTCATGGTTGCTGACTGCGCCTTATATACAGAATCAAACCTGAAAATGATGTCAGATTTACAGTGGTTATGTCGAGTACCATTAAGCATAAAAACAGCAAAATCATTAATATCAACATTAGCAGAATCAGAATTTATTGATAGTACAATACCAGGATATAAATTAGCATCAAAAATCCAAAATTATGCAGGGATAGAACAAAGATGGTTAGTAGTGCAAAGTCAAGAAAGAAAAGAATCAGACCTGCATAAGCTCACACAAAAAATTACCAAAGCAGAATCAAAAGCTGTGCAAGATTTGAAAAAGTTATCACAAGAGAGATTTGCATGTGTTGCAGATGCTATCAAGGCATTATCAAAATTATCAAAACAATTCAAATATCATCAAATTCACGAAAGTACGGTGACTCAAGTAAAATCTAATAAAAAAGATACTTCAGGAGAAATATCCTATCAAATATCAGCTACAGTCTCCCAGGATGAAAGTAAAATTAATACAGAATTGCTGAGTGCGGGACGTTTTATTATTGCGACAAATGTTTTAGATTCAAAGGAACTAAGCAATGATTCTATGCTCAGGGAATATAAAGCTCAACAATCATGTGAAAGAGGGTTTGGTTTTCTCAAAGACCCATTATTTTTTGCCGACAGTATTTTCCTCAAAAGTCCTGAGAGAATAGAGTCTTTGGGAATGATTATGGGTTTATGTCTACTGGTTTATACTTTGGCTCAACGTCATATTAGAAATGCTCTTTTGGAGTCTAAATCAACAATTAAAAATCAATTAGGCAAAGCAACTAATCGTCCTACTTTACGCTGGATTTTTCAATGCTTTCAGTGTATTCATTTGGTTACACTCAATCAGGAGAAACATATTTATAATTGGAATAAGGACAGAGATTTTATCTTGAGTCTTTTACCAGATGATTGTTTACGTTACTATCAATTAGTCAGCTAA
- a CDS encoding SPFH domain-containing protein gives MDPIIFIIFLALVGYALASAKMVNQGNVALVERLGRYHRKLNPGISFIVPILDQIVMEDTTREQLLDIKPQNVITKDGVYLEVDAILYWRIKDIEKSFYAIDDLQQALSNLATTTLRENIAQNSLEDTNMSRDEVDRSILGVLNSITAAWGIEIIRLDIQSITPPESVRKSMEAQQNAQIQKKSAIEAAEGERQAAVKRAEGTRTSIEIISEALRNHPESKDILRYLVAQDYVDASQKLGESNNAKIVFVDPANSTEMFQELISDSVQENHGKANGNSNGNGKGNGNGNGLN, from the coding sequence ATGGATCCAATAATTTTTATCATATTTTTAGCTCTAGTAGGTTATGCCTTGGCATCTGCAAAGATGGTAAATCAAGGGAATGTCGCCTTAGTTGAACGCTTGGGGCGGTATCATCGCAAACTTAATCCGGGAATCAGCTTTATCGTTCCTATTCTTGATCAGATTGTGATGGAGGATACAACCAGAGAGCAGCTTTTAGATATTAAACCCCAAAATGTCATTACTAAAGACGGAGTTTACTTAGAAGTTGATGCAATTCTTTACTGGCGCATCAAAGATATTGAGAAAAGTTTTTATGCCATTGATGATTTACAACAGGCTCTGTCCAACTTAGCCACAACTACCCTCCGGGAAAATATCGCTCAGAATTCTTTAGAGGATACTAATATGTCTAGAGACGAGGTAGACCGAAGCATATTAGGCGTATTAAATTCAATTACAGCCGCTTGGGGAATTGAAATTATCCGTTTAGATATTCAGAGCATCACTCCACCGGAAAGTGTCCGCAAGTCAATGGAAGCTCAACAAAACGCACAAATTCAGAAAAAGTCAGCTATAGAAGCCGCAGAAGGGGAACGACAAGCGGCAGTTAAACGAGCGGAAGGAACTAGAACATCTATAGAAATAATTTCAGAAGCCTTGCGGAATCATCCTGAAAGTAAGGATATTTTAAGGTATCTTGTTGCCCAAGATTATGTAGATGCTAGTCAAAAATTAGGTGAAAGCAATAATGCCAAAATTGTCTTTGTAGATCCTGCTAACTCAACAGAAATGTTTCAGGAATTGATTTCTGATTCAGTACAAGAAAATCATGGTAAAGCCAATGGTAACAGTAATGGCAATGGCAAAGGTAACGGTAACGGTAACGGACTTAATTAG
- a CDS encoding polysaccharide biosynthesis/export family protein — protein MLNKDLCKFLTHSTMGLALLTTMNIALPSVSLAQKQPVKSTSSIATDYLLGGGDRIRVNVFEVPEYTGEYQVPPGGSINMPLIGSIPVSGLTTEQAADTIARKYARFLKRPLISVNLLSPRPINVFVAGEVTRPGAYTLSLEGGAGNNPGVQYPTVLAALTIAQGVTLAADVTQVQLRRKVGRSGEQTVSLDLKELTQTGRISQEITLRDGDTIVVPTATSLNVAEARNLFAANFAASQTSPRSVVVIGQVYRPGSYLVTAGNAGGAEGGGAGGGLPTVMRSLQLAGGITSIADVRKIKLRRPTRTGTEQTIDINLWELLQSGDINQDIVVQDGDTIVIPTATDISAAESTQLATTTLSPNTIEVGVVGEVKRPGAVRLQPNSSLNQALLAAGGFNDSRASRGSVELIRLNSNGTVSKRPVKVDLAKGINEETNPILRNNDVVVVDRNGLTKTGDRVNTVAGPLGTILGIIRLFTGF, from the coding sequence ATGCTTAATAAAGATTTGTGTAAATTTCTCACCCATTCAACTATGGGTTTAGCATTGTTAACAACAATGAATATCGCTTTACCATCCGTGAGTTTAGCTCAAAAACAGCCAGTAAAATCAACATCCAGCATAGCTACAGATTATTTATTGGGCGGCGGCGATCGCATCCGTGTTAATGTATTTGAAGTACCAGAATATACAGGCGAATATCAAGTCCCTCCCGGTGGTTCAATTAATATGCCTTTAATTGGCAGTATCCCTGTTTCGGGACTAACCACAGAACAAGCTGCTGATACAATCGCCAGAAAATATGCTCGCTTTCTCAAACGTCCCCTGATTTCCGTCAACTTATTATCACCACGTCCCATCAATGTGTTTGTTGCGGGAGAGGTAACAAGACCAGGTGCTTATACCCTCAGCTTAGAAGGAGGAGCGGGAAATAACCCCGGTGTCCAATATCCAACGGTATTAGCTGCATTAACCATAGCCCAAGGGGTAACACTGGCAGCAGATGTGACTCAAGTACAATTACGCCGCAAGGTAGGACGTTCTGGAGAGCAGACAGTCTCCTTGGACTTAAAGGAATTAACGCAAACAGGCAGAATATCCCAAGAGATTACTTTACGAGATGGAGATACCATCGTTGTTCCCACAGCTACCAGTTTGAATGTGGCTGAAGCCCGAAATTTATTTGCAGCTAACTTTGCTGCCAGTCAAACTTCACCCCGCTCAGTGGTGGTAATTGGTCAAGTTTACCGTCCTGGTTCTTATCTTGTTACCGCTGGAAATGCAGGTGGAGCAGAGGGTGGTGGTGCTGGTGGTGGTTTACCAACTGTAATGCGGAGTTTACAACTAGCAGGGGGAATTACGTCCATTGCGGATGTGCGGAAGATTAAATTACGCCGTCCTACCCGAACTGGTACGGAACAAACTATAGATATTAATCTATGGGAATTACTACAAAGCGGTGATATCAATCAAGACATTGTGGTGCAGGATGGAGATACAATTGTCATTCCTACAGCTACGGACATTAGTGCCGCCGAATCTACCCAATTAGCAACAACAACTTTGTCCCCAAATACTATTGAAGTGGGTGTAGTGGGTGAAGTCAAAAGACCAGGGGCAGTTAGACTACAACCGAATAGTTCTTTAAATCAGGCATTATTAGCGGCTGGTGGTTTCAATGATAGTAGAGCTAGTAGAGGAAGTGTAGAGTTGATTCGCCTCAACTCCAATGGTACTGTTAGTAAACGTCCAGTTAAAGTGGATTTAGCTAAAGGAATTAACGAAGAAACCAATCCGATCCTTCGCAACAATGATGTTGTCGTGGTTGATCGCAACGGTTTAACCAAAACTGGTGATAGAGTTAATACTGTAGCTGGTCCTCTAGGTACTATTTTGGGGATTATCAGATTATTCACTGGATTTTAG
- a CDS encoding ABC transporter ATP-binding protein: MNSVVDNPDYQQNPLDQQPVVLTSELRKVYRTGFWLNQKVVSLKNCSLQVYPGETFGLLGPNGAGKTTLLKLLLGIIRPTSGRGLLLGKPIGNAKVKQHIGYLPENSYLYEYLSGWEFLQLTAGLFQIPQKLQRQRIPQLLELVGLSQADARKKQMRRYSKGMLQRVGMAQALINDPDLVFLDEPMSGLDPLGRYQMREIILSLKASGKTIFFNSHVLSEVEQICDRVAILAQGELICCGSLNELLDNQSTYHVKGQGGDGEILEKWIGNLEFRADGYWHGILQEDYYDFLSSLRLMGGKIITMNLSRQSLEEFFIHQIQIRNHPLN; encoded by the coding sequence ATGAATTCTGTTGTAGACAACCCCGATTATCAACAAAATCCCCTAGATCAACAACCCGTAGTCCTGACTTCTGAATTGCGAAAGGTCTATCGCACGGGATTTTGGCTCAATCAAAAAGTTGTATCGCTCAAAAACTGTTCTTTACAAGTGTACCCAGGAGAAACCTTTGGTTTGTTGGGTCCCAATGGTGCGGGTAAAACCACGCTGTTAAAATTGTTGCTGGGAATTATTCGCCCTACATCTGGACGGGGCTTATTGTTAGGTAAACCCATAGGCAACGCTAAAGTCAAGCAGCATATTGGCTACCTCCCAGAAAATTCCTATTTATATGAATATCTGAGCGGTTGGGAATTTTTGCAGTTGACAGCGGGTTTATTTCAAATTCCCCAAAAGTTACAACGTCAACGCATTCCCCAATTGTTGGAATTAGTGGGGTTATCTCAAGCTGATGCTCGCAAAAAGCAAATGCGGCGCTATTCTAAAGGGATGCTTCAGCGTGTGGGAATGGCACAAGCTTTAATTAATGATCCGGATTTGGTTTTTTTAGATGAACCCATGTCTGGACTTGATCCGCTGGGACGCTACCAAATGCGAGAAATTATTCTTTCGCTGAAAGCATCTGGTAAAACCATATTTTTTAATAGTCATGTGTTGAGTGAAGTTGAACAAATTTGCGATCGCGTGGCTATTCTTGCTCAAGGAGAATTAATCTGTTGCGGTTCTCTCAATGAACTTTTAGACAACCAAAGCACATATCATGTTAAAGGTCAAGGTGGAGATGGGGAAATCTTGGAAAAATGGATAGGTAATTTAGAATTTCGGGCTGATGGTTATTGGCACGGTATACTCCAAGAAGATTATTATGATTTTCTGTCTAGTTTGAGATTAATGGGGGGAAAAATTATCACTATGAATCTGTCACGTCAATCTCTAGAAGAGTTTTTTATCCATCAAATTCAAATCCGAAATCATCCCCTTAATTAG
- the hisB gene encoding imidazoleglycerol-phosphate dehydratase HisB has product MTNQQTSRIASVHRTTGETDIYVTINLDGTGICKVSTGIPFLDHMLHQIASHGLFDLDIQAQGDWEIDDHHTNEDVGITLGQALFQALGNKKGIVRFGNFLAPLDEALVQVALDFSGRPHLSYGLEIPTQRVGTYDTQLVREFFVAVVNHSQMTLHIRQLDGINSHHIIEATFKAFARAMRIAAEIDRRRAETIPSSKGVL; this is encoded by the coding sequence ATGACTAACCAACAAACTTCTCGGATAGCTTCAGTTCACCGCACTACTGGTGAAACAGATATTTACGTTACTATCAATCTTGATGGTACAGGGATATGTAAAGTTTCTACAGGTATTCCTTTTTTAGATCATATGCTCCATCAAATTGCCTCCCATGGGTTATTTGATTTGGATATTCAAGCTCAAGGTGATTGGGAAATTGATGATCACCACACTAACGAAGATGTGGGAATTACTTTAGGACAAGCTTTATTTCAAGCTTTGGGGAATAAAAAGGGAATTGTCCGGTTTGGGAATTTTCTTGCGCCTCTAGATGAAGCTTTGGTACAAGTTGCTTTAGACTTTTCTGGTAGACCGCATCTGAGTTATGGTTTAGAAATTCCTACTCAACGGGTGGGAACTTATGATACCCAGTTAGTGAGGGAGTTTTTTGTGGCTGTGGTAAATCATAGCCAAATGACGTTACATATTCGCCAATTGGATGGAATTAATTCCCATCATATTATTGAAGCTACATTTAAAGCCTTTGCTAGAGCCATGAGAATAGCGGCAGAAATTGATCGCCGGCGGGCAGAAACAATTCCTAGTTCCAAAGGAGTGTTATAA